AAATGCTTTGAAAATTCTCCAACAGTTAGAGACAatgcataataaatatttaccaggtgcatattttctaaatgttttattgggttataagtatattttatattttgaataaatctTTTCCTGCAATATGTGTATAATTGTCCTCTGCCCTTTTAGTGTATAGATGGGGTCTTGGGAGGTGAAGATTATAATCAGAACAATATCAACCAATGGACTGCAAGCATAGTGGAACAATCCCTAGCACATCTGGTTAAGCTGGGAAAAGCTTATAAGTATATTGGTAAGTATTTGTGTCCTTCCTCATTAGTTTACTCACTTTAGTCTCTGTGGTTTTCTCTGAATTTAAAGAATGTAAATGAATGATAGACCCTCAAGTTGGATACTAATAGGGTGTGAAGGACTTTTGACTTATTCATCCCCAAATAATCTGTGATAATACCTGAAAGATGGAGATCTCTTGCTACTCAAAAGCAGTTTTGCTCCTGTCAACCATCTCCTTGTCTTGGTAGCATCACCTTTTACATTTGCACCGGTTATTTTCACTGAAACCGTCTCAGCCCTACTGTCTTTTCAGTAGGACTGTGAGGTGACACATAATATGGATTTTCTTTGCATCTGAATTATGCCTATGGGACAAGGCACATGATTTGGCCCACATTTTTCCTGCGGTACGATTACCATTGGTTATGGCACTGGGCAACAAACAGACTGGATCCAGTGAGTTCACAACTGTGGTGATAAATCATCAAAATGAGAGACTTATGTTTTTCAGTTGATTCTCTGAATGCtttgttttatgttatttatttatttatatagcatttactgCTCTGAACTCAAACACTTACTTTTCGTTTTAAGTGTTCTCACTCTGCATCTTTATTTTTAGTGACCTGTGCAGTGGTCCAGAGGAGTCCATATGGCTTTCACACAGCCAGCTCATGTTTTTGGGACACCACATCTGATGGTAAGAGGCtttgtatgtgcatgctaagtcacttcagtctgtccaactgtttgtgaccccatggactgtagcgcaccaggttcctttgtctacaggatttcccaggcaggaatactggagtgggttgccatttccttctccagaggatcttcctgccccagggatcg
The nucleotide sequence above comes from Capricornis sumatraensis isolate serow.1 chromosome X, serow.2, whole genome shotgun sequence. Encoded proteins:
- the DYNLT3 gene encoding dynein light chain Tctex-type 3 — protein: MEEYHRPCDEVGFNADEAHNIVKECIDGVLGGEDYNQNNINQWTASIVEQSLAHLVKLGKAYKYIVTCAVVQRSPYGFHTASSCFWDTTSDGTCTVRWENRTMNCIVNVFAIAIVL